In Marinicauda algicola, one DNA window encodes the following:
- a CDS encoding nitrilase-related carbon-nitrogen hydrolase yields MRVGGFILAGLIALLVLAWIVFRLWPLPDRPHAAGAPQVSVVGTPSGRNLVGIQPWLEELDYRSAGSLHAALGAYLEAAREAGVLTPQSVVAFPEHAGTWLVAAHAPSAVYSAPGVEAAMVRLVAARPLAFAGAFLRSREADRAAAAVFRANGARMAQAYQQVFSRLAAEYGVTIAAGSIVLPDPHVREGRLEVRRAGPLYNVSAVFAPDGSIHPELVRKAYPIPSERGFTAGAPVPDYPVFDTPAGRLGVLICADSWHPDVYAALRDRGAELLAVPAFLQPSGVWDRPWGGYTTPWPDDAPRADAGRLTEGEAWQTHALAGRLSGAGAQAGLTTFLRGELWDLGSDGRAILVDAGGVTLGPDTDGPAISVLWVDG; encoded by the coding sequence ATGCGCGTTGGCGGCTTCATCCTGGCGGGGCTGATCGCCCTGCTGGTCCTGGCCTGGATCGTGTTCCGGCTGTGGCCGCTGCCGGACCGCCCCCATGCCGCCGGTGCGCCGCAGGTCTCGGTCGTCGGCACGCCGTCCGGGCGCAATCTTGTCGGTATCCAGCCGTGGCTGGAGGAGCTCGACTATCGCAGCGCCGGGTCCCTTCATGCCGCCCTCGGGGCCTATCTCGAGGCTGCGCGCGAGGCAGGCGTGCTGACGCCGCAAAGCGTCGTCGCGTTTCCCGAGCACGCGGGAACCTGGCTCGTCGCGGCCCACGCTCCGTCTGCGGTCTATTCCGCTCCCGGCGTCGAGGCGGCGATGGTGCGTCTCGTCGCCGCGCGCCCGCTGGCCTTCGCCGGGGCCTTCCTGCGCAGCCGGGAGGCCGATCGCGCCGCGGCAGCGGTGTTCCGGGCGAACGGCGCGCGCATGGCGCAGGCCTATCAGCAGGTCTTCTCGCGCCTCGCCGCCGAATACGGCGTCACCATCGCGGCCGGCTCGATCGTGCTGCCCGATCCTCACGTGCGCGAGGGCCGGCTGGAGGTTCGCCGCGCGGGCCCGCTCTACAATGTCTCGGCGGTATTCGCGCCGGACGGCTCGATCCATCCCGAGCTCGTGCGCAAGGCCTATCCGATCCCGTCCGAACGCGGCTTCACGGCCGGAGCGCCGGTCCCGGACTATCCGGTGTTCGACACCCCGGCGGGCCGGCTCGGCGTGCTGATCTGCGCCGATTCCTGGCATCCCGACGTCTATGCGGCCCTGCGCGATCGGGGCGCCGAACTCCTTGCCGTGCCGGCCTTCCTGCAGCCCTCCGGCGTCTGGGACCGGCCGTGGGGCGGCTACACCACGCCCTGGCCGGACGATGCCCCGCGCGCCGATGCCGGCCGGCTCACGGAAGGCGAGGCCTGGCAGACCCATGCGCTGGCGGGCCGGCTCTCCGGCGCCGGGGCGCAAGCCGGCCTGACGACCTTCCTGCGCGGCGAGCTCTGGGATCTCGGCTCGGACGGGCGGGCCATTCTCGTCGACGCGGGCGGGGTGACGCTCGGCCCCGACACGGACGGGCCGGCGATCAGCGTGCTGTGGGTGGACGGGTAG
- a CDS encoding flavin monoamine oxidase family protein, whose product MAQSGDVIVIGAGFSGLEAARRLADRFEVTVIEARERVGGRALLHRFPNGDETDLGGQWVGPGQDRLQALIEALGAKTYPLWNEGDHLVAAGKRLKRYRGTIPALPVHVLLDLDRMLKRFETMAAGIDPDAPWKHEKALAWDRMSVAEFMNRTGFTARAKEMFRIGIGAVFCAEPHELSLLHALFYARAGGSLNRLLSVEGGAQQDRVHGGMGGIARAMADGLGERVRLGEPVRSVAWNHEGVRVRTEAGEYAARRAILALPPNQGLAIRFEPALPSTRDALWRRMPAGACIKCVAQYETAFWRDEGLSGQSVGGPGPVSVTFDNTEPGAKSGLLLGFVEGDAARDWSPADPDDRRRAVLKSFAAVFGDRALSPVAYAEQDWTAEEFTRGCYAAFMGPGVWTSLGPELRRPFGPIHVAGTETARSGYGYFEGALEAAERAASEVRIALGGRRQR is encoded by the coding sequence ATGGCGCAATCGGGCGACGTCATCGTCATCGGGGCAGGGTTCTCGGGTCTGGAGGCCGCGCGCCGGCTCGCCGACCGGTTCGAGGTGACCGTGATCGAGGCGCGCGAGCGCGTCGGCGGGCGCGCCCTGCTCCACCGGTTCCCCAATGGCGACGAGACCGATCTCGGCGGGCAATGGGTCGGACCCGGCCAGGACCGGCTCCAGGCGCTGATCGAGGCGCTGGGCGCGAAGACCTACCCGCTGTGGAACGAGGGCGATCATCTCGTCGCCGCGGGCAAGCGCCTGAAGCGCTATCGCGGCACGATTCCGGCCCTTCCCGTCCACGTCCTGCTAGATCTCGACCGCATGCTGAAGCGGTTCGAGACGATGGCGGCCGGGATCGATCCGGACGCGCCCTGGAAGCACGAGAAGGCGCTCGCCTGGGACCGCATGAGCGTGGCCGAGTTCATGAACCGGACCGGCTTCACGGCCCGCGCGAAGGAGATGTTCCGCATCGGGATCGGCGCGGTGTTCTGCGCCGAGCCGCACGAGCTCTCCCTGCTCCATGCCCTGTTCTACGCCAGGGCCGGCGGCTCGCTGAACCGGCTCCTCTCGGTGGAGGGGGGCGCCCAGCAGGACCGCGTCCATGGCGGCATGGGCGGGATCGCGCGCGCCATGGCGGACGGTCTCGGCGAGCGCGTCCGGCTCGGCGAGCCGGTGCGGTCCGTCGCCTGGAACCACGAGGGGGTGCGCGTGCGCACCGAGGCCGGGGAGTACGCCGCCCGGCGCGCCATCCTCGCCCTGCCGCCGAACCAGGGCCTTGCCATCCGCTTCGAACCCGCCCTGCCGAGCACGCGCGACGCGCTGTGGCGGCGCATGCCGGCGGGGGCGTGCATCAAGTGCGTCGCCCAGTACGAGACGGCGTTCTGGCGCGACGAGGGCCTGTCAGGACAATCCGTGGGCGGACCGGGCCCGGTCAGCGTCACCTTCGACAACACCGAGCCCGGCGCGAAATCGGGCCTTCTGCTCGGCTTCGTGGAGGGCGATGCGGCGCGCGACTGGTCGCCGGCCGATCCCGACGACCGGCGCCGCGCCGTGCTGAAGAGCTTCGCCGCCGTGTTCGGCGATCGTGCCCTGTCCCCCGTCGCCTACGCCGAGCAGGACTGGACCGCGGAGGAATTCACCCGCGGCTGCTATGCGGCCTTCATGGGGCCGGGCGTGTGGACGAGCCTCGGACCCGAGCTGCGCAGGCCCTTCGGCCCGATCCATGTCGCCGGCACCGAGACGGCACGCTCCGGCTACGGCTATTTCGAAGGCGCGCTGGAAGCCGCCGAGCGCGCCGCGAGCGAGGTGCGCATCGCGCTCGGGGGCAGGCGGCAGCGCTAG
- a CDS encoding YidH family protein, with protein MDSGDKEELAEQRTEWAEDRTLLANERTYGGWARTALAALGIALGFHAIFNLAERAWIAKIGATLFILIALGIIVLAHRNAFEVIGRMERHQVAALRSTNLWIITTMLAAGSVLLGVLLWMI; from the coding sequence ATGGACAGCGGAGACAAGGAAGAACTCGCCGAGCAGCGCACGGAATGGGCCGAGGACCGCACGCTGCTGGCCAACGAGCGCACCTATGGCGGCTGGGCGCGCACCGCGCTTGCCGCGCTGGGCATCGCGCTCGGCTTCCACGCCATCTTCAACCTGGCCGAACGCGCCTGGATCGCGAAGATCGGCGCGACGCTCTTCATCCTCATCGCGCTCGGCATCATCGTGCTCGCCCACCGCAACGCCTTCGAGGTGATCGGGCGCATGGAGCGCCATCAGGTCGCGGCCCTGCGCTCCACGAACCTGTGGATCATCACCACCATGCTGGCGGCCGGCTCGGTCCTTCTGGGCGTGCTGCTCTGGATGATCTGA
- a CDS encoding M14 family metallopeptidase encodes MRISSVFDAGNILVKSASNPADIRLEIEKDNGSDFYQWFYFRLTGAKDQVVRMTIENAGGAAYPKGWEGYEAVASTDREVWERIPTTYTDGKLVLEHKPDGDAVWFAYFAPYSMTRHDELIAACQQSGQVRLDVIGTTLDGRDMDRLIVGEPGSGKKTVWVIARQHPGETMAEWAAEGLLTRLLDETDPVARDLLDRAVFHVVPNMNPDGSFRGHLRTNAKGINLNREWDKASEANSPEVLAVLEEMKKTGVDLFLDMHGDEALPYNFIAGAEGVPSFTEEDARLLNAYKDALASINPDFQTKHGYAVDKPGTADLSIATNWMAETFRCLAMTLEMPFKDNADMPEPSEGWSPDRSMKMGASQLDAMRAVLHRLK; translated from the coding sequence ATGCGCATTTCCAGCGTGTTCGACGCCGGCAACATCCTCGTCAAATCCGCCAGCAACCCGGCCGACATCCGCCTCGAGATCGAGAAGGACAACGGCTCGGACTTCTATCAATGGTTCTATTTCCGCCTCACCGGCGCGAAGGACCAGGTGGTGAGGATGACCATCGAGAATGCCGGCGGCGCGGCCTATCCCAAGGGCTGGGAAGGCTACGAGGCCGTCGCCTCCACCGACCGCGAGGTGTGGGAGCGCATCCCGACGACGTATACGGACGGCAAGCTGGTCCTCGAGCACAAGCCGGACGGCGACGCGGTCTGGTTCGCCTATTTCGCGCCCTACTCCATGACCCGCCACGACGAGCTGATCGCCGCCTGCCAGCAATCGGGACAGGTCCGCCTCGACGTCATCGGCACGACGCTCGACGGGCGCGACATGGACCGGCTGATCGTCGGCGAGCCGGGCAGCGGCAAGAAGACCGTCTGGGTCATCGCCCGCCAGCATCCCGGCGAGACCATGGCCGAGTGGGCCGCCGAGGGTTTGCTGACCCGCCTGCTGGACGAGACCGACCCGGTCGCGCGCGATCTCCTGGACCGGGCCGTGTTCCACGTCGTGCCCAACATGAACCCGGACGGCAGCTTCCGCGGCCATCTGCGCACGAATGCCAAGGGCATCAATCTGAACCGGGAATGGGACAAGGCCAGCGAGGCGAACTCGCCGGAGGTGCTCGCCGTGCTCGAGGAGATGAAGAAGACCGGCGTCGATCTCTTCCTCGACATGCACGGCGACGAGGCCCTGCCCTACAATTTCATCGCCGGGGCCGAGGGCGTGCCGAGCTTCACCGAAGAGGACGCCAGGCTGCTGAACGCCTACAAGGACGCGCTCGCCTCGATCAATCCGGACTTCCAGACGAAGCACGGCTATGCGGTCGACAAGCCGGGCACGGCCGACCTCTCCATCGCGACGAACTGGATGGCGGAAACCTTCCGCTGCCTCGCGATGACGCTGGAAATGCCGTTCAAGGACAATGCCGACATGCCCGAACCGTCCGAGGGCTGGTCGCCGGACCGCTCGATGAAGATGGGCGCGAGCCAGCTCGATGCCATGCGCGCGGTGCTGCACCGGCTGAAATAG
- the gltB gene encoding glutamate synthase large subunit has translation MRDFETRLAAREALAASGLYDEADEHDACGVGLIAATDRMPRREIIDQALHGLAAVTHRGAVAADGLSGDGAGVRIAIDQKVVRAFVERTGHDAKSHLVGVGMVFLPRRDPDALEAARTIVESEMVRAGFVLFGWRAVPVDPSVLGAHAEAMRPNIEQILFRAPATRDAARVERDLYLVRRRIEKRAIAANLKDLYVCSLSRRDVVYKGMFLSNRIADFYPDLTDADWRSDFAILHQRFSTNTFPEWRLAQPFRMLAHNGEINTVKANIRWMKSHEIRMASSAFGEACEDVKPVIQPGSSDSAALDQAFELLIKAGRSAPMAKALLIPEAWSKRAGLMPEETRALYAYCNAVMEPWDGPAAIAACDGRWAVAGLDRNGLRPLRWTLTRDGLLFAGSEAGMYDIAEDRIAEQGAIGPGRAISVDLETGAFYREGEHDARLAEVRPFARWLKKIEELDPKIGPGPEDRLYPDTELVWRQRAAGVSREDMEKLLQPMGETGKEATGSMGDDSPLAVLSEHPRPFSHFFRQNFSQVTNPPIDYLREDRVMSLKTRFKNLGNILLEDETQADVFTLESPVLTNGMYARMRAAFGEAGVEIDATFDTAGASRRGLALKQALDRLRQEAEAAIRGGAEHLFLTDEHQGPGRAAIPSALAVSAVHTHLTMTGLRPFCSLNVRSAEVLDPHSLALLVGAGATTVSPYLAFEALAERHARGRFAGLTLSQAVLNYKAALEGGLMKVMARLGISIVSSYRGGLMFEAIGLSRALVDEFFPGVASRISGIGLKGLERRQIEANRVGWLGPDAALPAGGFYAVRAGEERHALSAAIVEQLQRAVRESDRAAFEGYEALVDGQEPVQLRDLLKINPLGEPVPLEEVEPVEQIVKRFLTPGMSLGALSPEAHGALNIAMNRLGARSVSGEGGEDRRRYTRHENGDDENSRVKQIASGRFGVTAEYLNQCSEIEIKIAQGAKPGEGGQLPGFKVNAYIARLRHASPGTTLISPPPHHDIYSIEDLAQLIYDLKQINPDARVTVKLVSRAGVGTIAAGVAKAHADTILISGNVGGTGASPLSSIKFAGAPWELGLSEAHQMLTINGLRDRVRLRTDGGLRTGRDILVAALLGAEEYGIGTVALLALGCLMVRQCHSNTCPVGICTQDETLRKHFPGLPDHAVNLMVYLAESVRVRLAALGARSLSEIVGRADLLAQETRGNGDLDDLDLSALLRRAGEVTSAPEPGARNRVDATLDADLMDEAARVFESGGPVRIARKVTTVHRAVGAPLSSRIVRRFGPDGLEARSIVLALSGSAGQSLGAFGAQGLAIELTGEANDYVGKGLSGAEIAVRPRAGARGEALTLVGNACLYGATAGSLFVAGAAGARFAVRNSGATAVIEGCAAHGCEYMTGGTVVILGPVGDNFAAGMTGGTAFVLDTREHLSGVLNPDTAQLGEPDADDLAAVKALLERHAGATGSEKARALLADWPAASAGFRCVRPKDVREPVAAPPERPRTAEMTASSPAGSA, from the coding sequence ATGAGGGATTTCGAGACCCGGCTCGCCGCGCGCGAGGCGCTGGCCGCGAGCGGCCTCTACGACGAGGCCGACGAACACGATGCCTGCGGGGTCGGCCTCATCGCCGCGACCGACCGCATGCCGCGCCGCGAGATCATCGACCAGGCCCTGCACGGGCTTGCCGCCGTCACCCATCGCGGCGCGGTCGCCGCAGACGGGCTGTCCGGCGACGGGGCGGGCGTGCGCATCGCCATCGACCAGAAGGTGGTGCGCGCCTTCGTGGAGCGCACCGGCCACGACGCGAAATCCCATCTCGTCGGGGTCGGCATGGTCTTCCTGCCGCGGCGCGATCCCGACGCCCTGGAGGCCGCGCGCACGATCGTGGAAAGCGAGATGGTGCGCGCCGGCTTCGTGCTGTTCGGCTGGCGCGCCGTGCCGGTCGACCCGTCCGTGCTCGGCGCCCATGCCGAGGCGATGCGGCCCAATATCGAGCAGATCCTGTTCCGTGCGCCCGCCACGCGCGACGCCGCGAGGGTGGAGCGCGATCTCTACCTGGTGCGCCGGCGCATCGAGAAGCGCGCCATCGCGGCGAACCTCAAGGATCTCTATGTCTGCTCGCTCTCGCGCCGCGACGTGGTCTACAAGGGCATGTTCCTGTCGAACCGGATCGCGGATTTCTATCCCGACCTGACGGACGCGGACTGGCGCAGCGACTTCGCCATCCTGCACCAGCGCTTCTCCACCAACACCTTTCCCGAATGGCGCCTCGCCCAGCCCTTCCGCATGCTCGCCCACAACGGCGAGATCAACACGGTCAAGGCCAATATCCGCTGGATGAAGAGCCACGAGATCCGCATGGCCTCGAGCGCCTTCGGCGAGGCCTGCGAGGACGTCAAGCCGGTCATCCAGCCGGGCAGTTCGGATTCGGCCGCGCTCGACCAGGCCTTCGAGCTGCTGATCAAGGCCGGGCGCTCCGCCCCGATGGCCAAGGCCCTGCTGATCCCGGAAGCCTGGTCGAAGCGCGCCGGGCTGATGCCGGAGGAGACCCGCGCGCTCTACGCCTATTGCAACGCGGTGATGGAACCCTGGGACGGGCCGGCGGCGATCGCGGCCTGCGACGGGCGCTGGGCGGTCGCCGGGCTCGACCGCAACGGGCTGCGCCCCCTGCGCTGGACGCTGACCCGGGACGGCCTGCTGTTCGCGGGTTCCGAAGCGGGCATGTACGACATCGCCGAGGACCGCATCGCCGAGCAGGGCGCGATCGGGCCGGGCCGGGCGATCTCGGTCGATCTCGAGACCGGCGCCTTCTATCGCGAGGGCGAGCACGATGCCCGCCTCGCCGAGGTCCGGCCCTTCGCGCGATGGCTGAAGAAGATCGAGGAACTCGATCCGAAGATCGGTCCGGGCCCGGAGGACCGGCTCTATCCGGATACGGAACTGGTGTGGCGGCAGCGCGCGGCCGGCGTCTCGCGCGAGGACATGGAGAAGCTGCTCCAGCCCATGGGCGAGACCGGCAAGGAGGCCACCGGCTCGATGGGCGACGACAGCCCGCTCGCCGTGCTGTCCGAGCATCCGCGTCCCTTCTCCCACTTCTTCCGGCAGAACTTCTCCCAGGTCACCAACCCGCCGATCGACTATCTGCGCGAGGACCGGGTGATGAGCCTGAAGACCCGGTTCAAGAATCTCGGAAACATCCTCCTGGAGGACGAGACCCAGGCCGACGTCTTCACGCTGGAAAGCCCGGTCCTGACCAACGGCATGTATGCCCGCATGCGCGCGGCCTTCGGCGAGGCCGGAGTGGAGATCGACGCCACCTTCGACACCGCCGGCGCGTCGCGGCGGGGCCTCGCCCTGAAGCAGGCGCTCGACCGGCTGCGCCAGGAGGCCGAGGCGGCGATCCGCGGCGGGGCGGAGCATCTCTTCCTGACCGACGAGCACCAGGGTCCGGGCCGCGCCGCCATCCCCTCCGCCCTGGCCGTCAGTGCGGTGCATACCCATCTCACGATGACGGGCCTGCGCCCCTTCTGCTCGCTCAATGTCCGTTCGGCCGAGGTGCTCGATCCCCATTCGCTGGCGCTGCTGGTGGGTGCCGGGGCGACGACGGTGAGCCCCTATCTCGCCTTCGAGGCGCTCGCCGAGCGCCACGCGCGCGGACGCTTCGCCGGCCTGACGCTGTCGCAGGCCGTGCTGAACTACAAGGCCGCGCTCGAGGGCGGGCTGATGAAGGTCATGGCCCGGCTCGGGATTTCCATCGTCTCGTCCTATCGCGGCGGGCTGATGTTCGAGGCGATCGGCCTGTCACGCGCGCTCGTCGACGAGTTCTTTCCCGGCGTCGCGAGCCGGATTTCCGGCATCGGGCTGAAGGGCCTGGAACGCCGCCAGATCGAGGCCAACCGCGTGGGCTGGCTCGGCCCCGACGCCGCCCTGCCGGCCGGCGGCTTCTATGCCGTGCGCGCCGGAGAGGAGCGCCACGCCCTGTCGGCCGCGATCGTGGAACAGCTGCAGAGGGCGGTGCGCGAAAGCGACCGGGCCGCCTTCGAGGGCTACGAGGCGCTCGTCGACGGACAGGAGCCGGTCCAGCTGCGCGATCTTCTGAAGATCAATCCGCTGGGCGAGCCCGTGCCGCTGGAGGAGGTCGAGCCGGTCGAGCAGATCGTGAAACGCTTCCTCACCCCCGGCATGAGCCTCGGCGCGCTCTCGCCCGAGGCCCACGGCGCGCTCAACATCGCGATGAACCGGCTCGGCGCGCGCTCGGTCTCCGGCGAGGGCGGGGAGGACCGCAGGCGCTATACGCGCCATGAAAACGGGGACGACGAGAACAGCCGCGTCAAGCAGATCGCCTCGGGCCGCTTCGGCGTGACGGCCGAATATCTCAACCAGTGCAGCGAGATCGAGATCAAGATCGCGCAAGGCGCCAAGCCCGGCGAGGGCGGACAGCTGCCCGGCTTCAAGGTCAACGCCTATATCGCCAGGCTGCGCCACGCCTCGCCCGGCACGACGCTGATCAGCCCTCCGCCCCATCACGACATCTACTCGATCGAGGACCTCGCCCAGCTCATCTACGATCTGAAACAGATCAATCCGGACGCGCGCGTCACGGTCAAGCTCGTCAGCCGGGCCGGCGTCGGCACGATCGCGGCGGGCGTCGCCAAGGCCCATGCCGACACCATCCTGATCTCCGGCAATGTCGGGGGCACCGGTGCCTCGCCGCTGAGCTCGATCAAGTTCGCCGGCGCGCCCTGGGAGCTGGGCCTGTCCGAAGCCCACCAGATGCTCACCATCAACGGGCTGCGGGACCGGGTGCGCCTGCGCACCGACGGGGGCCTGAGGACCGGGCGCGACATCCTCGTCGCCGCCCTGCTCGGCGCGGAGGAGTACGGCATCGGCACGGTGGCCCTGCTGGCGCTGGGCTGCCTGATGGTGCGCCAGTGCCATTCCAACACCTGCCCGGTCGGCATCTGCACGCAGGACGAGACGCTGCGAAAGCACTTTCCCGGCCTGCCCGACCACGCCGTCAACCTGATGGTCTATCTCGCCGAGAGCGTGCGCGTGCGCCTGGCCGCGCTCGGCGCGCGCTCGCTGTCGGAGATCGTCGGGCGCGCCGACCTGCTGGCGCAGGAAACGCGCGGCAATGGCGATCTCGACGATCTCGACCTCTCCGCCCTGCTGCGCCGGGCCGGCGAGGTCACGTCCGCGCCCGAGCCCGGCGCGCGCAACCGCGTCGATGCCACGCTCGACGCCGATCTCATGGACGAGGCCGCGCGCGTCTTCGAGAGCGGCGGCCCGGTTCGCATCGCGCGCAAGGTCACGACGGTCCACCGCGCCGTCGGCGCGCCGCTGTCCTCCAGGATCGTGCGCCGCTTCGGACCGGACGGGCTCGAGGCCCGCTCGATCGTGCTTGCCCTGTCCGGCTCGGCCGGCCAGTCGCTCGGCGCCTTCGGCGCGCAAGGCCTGGCCATCGAGCTCACCGGGGAAGCCAACGACTATGTCGGCAAGGGCCTGTCCGGGGCGGAGATCGCGGTGCGCCCGCGCGCCGGGGCGCGCGGCGAGGCGCTGACGCTGGTGGGCAATGCCTGCCTCTACGGCGCGACCGCGGGCAGCCTCTTCGTCGCGGGCGCGGCCGGGGCGCGCTTCGCGGTGCGCAATTCCGGCGCCACCGCCGTGATCGAGGGGTGCGCCGCCCATGGCTGCGAATACATGACCGGCGGCACGGTCGTGATCCTCGGGCCCGTGGGCGACAATTTCGCCGCCGGCATGACCGGCGGGACGGCCTTCGTCCTGGACACGCGCGAGCACCTGTCCGGCGTGCTCAATCCGGACACCGCGCAACTCGGCGAGCCGGACGCGGACGATCTCGCCGCGGTGAAGGCCCTGCTCGAACGCCATGCCGGGGCGACCGGATCGGAGAAGGCCCGCGCCCTGCTCGCGGACTGGCCGGCAGCATCGGCGGGCTTCAGATGCGTCCGCCCGAAGGACGTGCGCGAGCCCGTCGCCGCCCCGCCCGAACGCCCGCGCACGGCGGAAATGACGGCAAGCTCGCCCGCCGGCTCCGCCTAG
- a CDS encoding sterol desaturase family protein → MPEILTSDPQYAVLPVVIAIMFAEIVFSRFSGRVRYEAKDTMANMLLGFGSTIVGALAAGGIFAVGIWIWDNFALFEIGWSVWAFIAAFVLTDFAFYWDHRLGHRVRWMWASHSVHHSSQHFNLTTAFRQTWTAPVALTWLVYLPLFAIGFHPLMIAFVKGLNLIYQFWIHTEAIGKLPRPVEWLMNTPSNHRVHHARNPRYIDANYAGVFMLWDRIFGTAVDEDEAEPCRYGLVTNIATFNPVHIALAEWIALGRDLVTARSWRDRANHVFAPPGWRPDGKSLTSRILRQRWEAHAKSASKGPEAEAAE, encoded by the coding sequence ATGCCCGAGATCCTGACCAGCGATCCGCAATACGCCGTCCTTCCCGTCGTCATCGCGATCATGTTCGCCGAGATCGTGTTCAGCCGCTTCTCGGGCCGCGTGCGCTACGAGGCGAAGGACACGATGGCGAACATGCTGCTCGGCTTCGGCTCGACCATCGTCGGCGCGCTCGCCGCGGGCGGCATCTTCGCGGTGGGCATATGGATCTGGGACAATTTCGCCCTGTTCGAGATCGGCTGGTCGGTGTGGGCCTTCATCGCCGCCTTCGTCCTGACCGACTTCGCCTTCTACTGGGACCACAGGCTCGGCCACCGGGTGCGCTGGATGTGGGCGAGCCATTCGGTCCACCACTCCTCCCAGCACTTCAACCTGACGACGGCCTTCCGCCAGACCTGGACCGCGCCGGTCGCGCTGACCTGGCTGGTCTATCTGCCGCTCTTCGCCATCGGCTTCCATCCGCTGATGATCGCCTTCGTGAAGGGGCTGAACCTGATCTACCAGTTCTGGATCCACACCGAGGCGATCGGCAAGCTGCCGCGCCCGGTCGAGTGGCTGATGAACACGCCGTCCAACCACCGCGTCCACCATGCCCGCAATCCGCGCTATATCGACGCCAACTATGCCGGCGTGTTCATGCTCTGGGACCGGATTTTCGGCACCGCGGTCGACGAGGACGAGGCCGAGCCCTGCCGCTACGGCCTCGTCACCAATATCGCGACCTTCAACCCGGTCCACATCGCGCTCGCCGAATGGATCGCGCTCGGGCGCGACCTCGTCACGGCCAGGAGCTGGCGCGACCGGGCGAACCATGTCTTCGCCCCGCCCGGCTGGCGCCCGGACGGCAAATCCCTGACCTCGCGGATTCTGCGCCAGCGGTGGGAAGCGCACGCCAAATCGGCTAGCAAGGGGCCCGAAGCGGAAGCGGCCGAGTAG
- a CDS encoding FG-GAP-like repeat-containing protein has product MTSLFAAALAAAIQGAGPGGIDAACPDETEIMDLAALDFDADGRRDLAVVCGPDGPATLGGTIALWRALDTGGFEPAGTRDPGDNPDEATTGDIDADGDIDLVVVAQGQHERTLAIFEQTGDGLASEPVTHSRGGYPTGGMALHDVDGDRVMDIVLTDVPMPHSAQALIQAEGEGIGPFRDGPVPGAGPDAQPFVADLVGNGIDDIAVLKEDESLILLAGSSDDRLELPLAGDADLYAVRAGGMVNADRLPDLLVSVRTGPNSAEPQLALSEGMELTLSGPLPGAGYLLQGHIASFDDDPATVEILAIERESARSDAPEGILYQYRNGEFSELGRLPLGGYPYAAKAIDFDGDGQAQLVIGDLETNQVRILSWSPAPDEAPPAEESADGADAGGSAATGEARMCGTDEDCFENAFAACDPGATVTIRGTPAIHYRFEILGPEDEACAVTAGFTENPNPDFVGPSMVCRWDNAQAFDDVVRDLSACEGELVEMMTR; this is encoded by the coding sequence ATGACCAGCTTGTTCGCCGCCGCCCTGGCCGCCGCAATTCAGGGGGCCGGTCCGGGCGGGATCGACGCGGCCTGCCCGGACGAAACCGAGATCATGGATCTCGCCGCGCTCGACTTCGACGCCGACGGCCGCCGCGACCTCGCGGTGGTGTGCGGCCCGGACGGACCGGCCACGCTCGGCGGCACGATCGCCCTGTGGCGGGCCCTCGACACGGGAGGGTTCGAGCCGGCCGGTACGCGCGATCCCGGCGACAATCCCGACGAGGCCACCACCGGGGATATCGACGCAGACGGCGATATCGATCTCGTCGTCGTCGCACAGGGCCAGCACGAGCGCACCCTGGCCATCTTCGAGCAGACCGGGGACGGCCTCGCGAGCGAGCCTGTCACCCATTCGCGCGGCGGCTATCCGACCGGCGGCATGGCCCTTCACGACGTCGACGGCGACCGGGTGATGGACATCGTGCTGACCGATGTGCCCATGCCGCACAGCGCCCAGGCGCTGATCCAGGCCGAGGGCGAAGGCATCGGCCCGTTCCGGGACGGCCCAGTTCCCGGCGCCGGGCCGGACGCACAGCCCTTCGTGGCCGATCTCGTCGGCAACGGGATCGACGACATCGCCGTGCTCAAGGAAGACGAATCCCTCATCCTGCTCGCGGGCAGCAGCGACGACCGGCTCGAGCTCCCGCTCGCCGGCGATGCGGACCTCTATGCCGTGCGTGCCGGCGGCATGGTGAACGCCGACCGGCTGCCCGATCTCCTGGTCTCGGTGCGCACCGGGCCGAACTCGGCCGAGCCGCAGCTCGCCCTGAGCGAGGGAATGGAGCTGACCCTCTCCGGCCCGCTGCCCGGCGCGGGCTATCTGCTGCAGGGCCATATCGCCAGCTTCGACGACGATCCGGCCACGGTCGAAATCCTCGCCATCGAGCGCGAAAGCGCCCGCAGCGACGCGCCGGAAGGCATTCTCTACCAGTATCGCAACGGCGAGTTCAGCGAGCTCGGCCGGCTGCCGCTCGGCGGCTATCCGTATGCCGCCAAGGCCATCGATTTCGACGGCGACGGCCAGGCGCAACTCGTCATCGGCGATCTGGAGACCAACCAGGTGCGCATCCTCTCCTGGTCGCCCGCTCCCGACGAGGCGCCGCCGGCGGAGGAGTCCGCGGACGGCGCGGACGCAGGCGGAAGCGCCGCGACGGGCGAGGCACGGATGTGCGGGACGGACGAGGACTGTTTCGAGAACGCCTTCGCCGCCTGCGACCCCGGCGCGACCGTGACGATCCGCGGAACCCCCGCCATCCATTACCGCTTCGAGATCCTCGGGCCCGAGGACGAGGCCTGCGCCGTGACCGCAGGCTTCACGGAGAATCCGAACCCGGACTTCGTCGGACCTTCCATGGTCTGCCGCTGGGACAACGCGCAGGCGTTCGACGATGTCGTGCGCGACCTGTCGGCCTGCGAAGGCGAGCTCGTCGAGATGATGACCCGCTAG